Proteins encoded in a region of the Microbacterium neungamense genome:
- the mmuM gene encoding homocysteine S-methyltransferase, whose product MAEVHRDYFEVGAQCATTASYQASVEGFSARGIDGQTALDLIARSVLLAEAAREAALDANPDGPPLFVAGSVGPYGAYRADGSEYRGDYDLTRDEFIAFHRPRATALAEAGADVLAVETLPKLTEALAVATLADELGIPAWYSFSLRDARHLSDGTPLADVARAFEGRPSVVAIGVNCVPADLVTPALEELAGHTWLPLIVYPNSGESYDPVAKRWAGGGASASLADLAPQWRERGAKLIGGCCRTTPADIAALAAALRSGSGRSAAGLNSGHGTAGRPGS is encoded by the coding sequence ATCGCGGAGGTGCACCGCGACTACTTCGAGGTCGGCGCCCAGTGCGCCACCACCGCCAGCTACCAGGCCAGCGTGGAGGGATTCTCGGCTCGCGGCATCGACGGCCAGACCGCGCTCGACCTCATCGCGCGCAGCGTGCTCCTCGCGGAGGCGGCGCGTGAGGCGGCCCTCGACGCGAACCCCGACGGCCCGCCGCTGTTCGTCGCCGGGTCCGTCGGCCCGTACGGCGCCTACCGGGCGGACGGCTCGGAGTACCGCGGCGACTACGACCTGACCCGGGACGAGTTCATCGCGTTCCACCGTCCGCGCGCGACCGCGCTGGCAGAGGCCGGCGCCGACGTCCTCGCCGTGGAGACGCTGCCGAAGCTGACCGAGGCGCTCGCCGTGGCCACGCTCGCCGACGAACTCGGCATCCCCGCCTGGTACTCGTTCTCCCTGCGCGACGCGCGTCACCTCAGCGACGGCACGCCCCTCGCCGACGTCGCGCGCGCCTTCGAGGGCCGCCCCAGCGTGGTCGCGATCGGGGTGAACTGCGTCCCCGCCGACCTCGTCACTCCCGCGCTCGAGGAGCTCGCCGGGCACACCTGGCTGCCGCTGATCGTCTACCCGAACTCCGGGGAGAGCTACGACCCCGTCGCCAAACGCTGGGCCGGTGGCGGTGCATCCGCCTCGCTCGCCGACCTCGCACCGCAGTGGCGCGAGCGCGGCGCGAAACTCATCGGCGGATGCTGCCGCACCACGCCCGCCGACATCGCTGCACTGGCGGCGGCCCTGCGTTCCGGCTCCGGCAGGAGCGCTGCAGGGCTAAACTCGGGCCATGGGACTGCAGGTCGACCTGGATCGTGA
- a CDS encoding nucleotidyltransferase family protein — MGLQVDLDREVIARIARSHAVQRLHVFGSATTSRFREESDVDVLVEFHAGVQDPFDAYFGLKEDLEKVLGRPVDLVMASAVRNPYFRARAAGEAQEIYAA; from the coding sequence ATGGGACTGCAGGTCGACCTGGATCGTGAAGTGATCGCGCGTATCGCGCGTTCGCACGCTGTTCAACGCTTGCACGTCTTCGGATCCGCGACCACGTCACGGTTCCGCGAGGAGAGCGATGTGGATGTCCTCGTTGAGTTCCACGCCGGCGTCCAGGATCCGTTCGACGCCTACTTCGGCTTGAAGGAAGACCTTGAGAAGGTGCTCGGAAGGCCTGTCGACCTCGTGATGGCGAGTGCTGTCCGGAATCCGTATTTCCGCGCCCGAGCGGCGGGCGAAGCTCAGGAGATCTATGCGGCCTGA
- a CDS encoding HepT-like ribonuclease domain-containing protein, which translates to MLALLWDVRAASEQIAEFIEGLDQVAYLADGLRRSAVERQLEIIGEALNRLRRLDPEMADQIPEINRIIGLRNILAHGYATVDDDVVWTAASTRVPELRAIVRFLITAEQRRRDGSVLGDTVEVRVWFDGDTGTEDGVEPREALIAGEPTEALIHALTRTFGPLSQSPSVVVREGRATRYWVGVITDDVTLADAARLADGEVLQVDVHGRGGDFIPLVWDVVQAGLTIATLVQGGRAVTRALDRARTKRQRLAAQAWVDGGADDQPPMELRQAVCSEREWTRAEFDRFLVWIEPLDLGCYGLWASRRSPVTPKRGATHAATDPADIAALAAARREGAAPIG; encoded by the coding sequence TTGCTCGCGCTGCTGTGGGATGTGCGGGCGGCGTCTGAGCAGATCGCGGAGTTCATCGAAGGGCTTGATCAGGTCGCATACCTCGCGGATGGCCTCCGGCGGTCGGCCGTGGAACGCCAGCTCGAGATCATCGGGGAAGCTTTGAACCGTCTTCGAAGACTCGATCCCGAGATGGCTGACCAGATTCCGGAGATCAATCGCATCATCGGACTCCGCAACATTCTCGCCCATGGATACGCGACGGTCGACGATGACGTCGTCTGGACAGCGGCATCAACCCGTGTTCCGGAACTTCGTGCGATCGTGCGATTCTTGATCACCGCGGAGCAACGCCGAAGGGACGGCTCTGTCCTGGGCGACACTGTAGAGGTTCGGGTCTGGTTCGACGGCGACACGGGTACGGAGGACGGGGTTGAACCTCGCGAAGCGCTCATCGCGGGTGAACCCACCGAGGCGCTGATACACGCGTTGACAAGGACGTTCGGTCCGCTGTCTCAGAGTCCGTCGGTGGTCGTCCGGGAAGGCCGCGCGACGCGCTATTGGGTGGGAGTGATCACGGACGATGTGACGCTCGCAGATGCAGCCCGGCTGGCCGACGGTGAGGTCCTGCAGGTCGATGTGCATGGCCGCGGCGGTGACTTCATTCCGCTGGTGTGGGACGTGGTGCAGGCGGGTCTGACAATCGCGACACTCGTACAGGGCGGGCGTGCAGTCACGCGCGCACTTGATCGCGCGCGCACAAAGAGGCAGCGTCTCGCTGCCCAGGCATGGGTAGATGGCGGAGCCGACGATCAGCCCCCGATGGAACTTCGGCAAGCCGTCTGCTCTGAGCGAGAGTGGACGCGTGCGGAGTTCGACCGGTTTTTGGTCTGGATCGAGCCACTGGATCTCGGTTGCTACGGACTCTGGGCTTCGAGAAGATCTCCAGTAACCCCGAAACGTGGAGCGACTCACGCAGCAACTGACCCCGCCGACATCGCTGCACTGGCGGCGGCCCGGCGCGAAGGGGCCGCGCCGATAGGCTGA
- the truA gene encoding tRNA pseudouridine(38-40) synthase TruA: MRIRLDIAYDGTHFRGWAKQPGLRTVQGVLEAALARIVGSEVQFVVAGRTDAGVHATGQVAHVDLDDAQWARVESRHGRAAHDPAGSIAGRMRGVLGAYADATVTASSLAPEGFDARFSAVWRRYRYRLADAVSGYDPLRRNDTTSIRGELDVDAMDAAARTLIGLHDFAAYCKGREGATTIRTLLDYRWHRDEEGVLVAEVKADAFCHSMVRALVGACAAVGEGRLDVDDLVTLRDALTRTSEFKVLAARGLTLTEVGYPADELLSARAEQTRARRDRDGSVPGMDPVDDE; this comes from the coding sequence GTGCGCATTCGGTTGGACATCGCCTACGACGGCACGCACTTCCGCGGCTGGGCGAAGCAGCCGGGCCTGCGCACCGTGCAGGGGGTGCTCGAGGCGGCGCTGGCCCGCATCGTCGGCTCCGAGGTGCAGTTCGTCGTCGCCGGGCGCACGGATGCCGGGGTGCACGCCACCGGGCAGGTCGCGCACGTCGACCTCGACGACGCGCAGTGGGCCCGCGTGGAATCGCGGCACGGTCGCGCCGCGCACGATCCCGCCGGATCGATCGCGGGACGGATGCGGGGTGTGCTCGGCGCCTACGCGGACGCCACCGTCACCGCGAGCTCCCTCGCCCCGGAGGGGTTCGACGCCCGCTTCTCCGCCGTCTGGCGGCGGTACCGGTACCGGCTCGCCGACGCCGTGAGCGGCTACGACCCGCTGCGCCGGAACGACACCACCAGCATCCGTGGCGAACTCGACGTCGACGCGATGGACGCCGCCGCCCGCACGCTCATCGGCCTGCACGATTTCGCCGCCTACTGCAAGGGGCGCGAGGGCGCCACCACGATCCGCACGCTGCTCGACTACCGCTGGCACCGCGACGAGGAGGGCGTGCTCGTCGCCGAGGTCAAGGCCGACGCGTTCTGCCACAGCATGGTCCGCGCCCTCGTCGGCGCGTGCGCGGCGGTGGGGGAGGGGCGCCTCGACGTCGACGACCTGGTGACCCTGCGCGACGCGCTCACCCGCACCAGCGAGTTCAAGGTGCTCGCCGCCCGCGGCCTCACCCTGACCGAGGTCGGCTACCCGGCCGACGAGCTGCTCTCCGCCCGCGCCGAGCAGACCAGGGCCCGCCGCGACCGCGACGGCTCGGTGCCCGGGATGGACCCCGTCGACGACGAGTGA
- a CDS encoding endonuclease/exonuclease/phosphatase family protein, whose translation MRVISYNLRKHRAASELAQLVAAQAPDILCLQECDTTALPDAVDGLTLVRATAGNRLGLAMYARANTFRIDDVRTIGLKKSLHDRMLKPAHERVLGARMHEIDSGRGLIVASFHAAPLTALNSLRRNQIRAALNELEAMGPGLPVLMVGDYNYPVFKENLGQTVREHGYALTLSDDHTYTRYRVFRGHYDFATSVGFHIDSIRTLPQGTSDHRPILVTAEAA comes from the coding sequence ATGAGGGTCATCTCGTACAACCTGCGTAAGCACCGGGCCGCGAGCGAACTCGCGCAGCTGGTCGCCGCGCAGGCCCCCGACATCCTCTGCCTGCAGGAATGCGACACCACCGCCCTCCCGGACGCCGTCGACGGCCTCACGCTCGTGCGCGCCACCGCCGGCAACCGCCTGGGGCTGGCGATGTACGCCCGCGCCAACACCTTCCGCATCGACGACGTGCGCACCATCGGCCTGAAGAAGTCGCTGCACGACCGGATGCTGAAACCCGCCCATGAACGCGTCCTCGGCGCCCGGATGCACGAGATCGACAGCGGGCGCGGGCTGATCGTGGCCTCCTTTCACGCCGCGCCGCTCACCGCGCTGAACTCCCTGCGCCGCAACCAGATCCGGGCCGCCCTGAACGAGCTCGAGGCGATGGGCCCGGGGCTCCCGGTGCTCATGGTCGGCGACTACAACTACCCCGTCTTCAAGGAGAACCTCGGGCAGACCGTGCGCGAGCACGGCTACGCGCTCACGCTCAGCGACGACCACACCTACACGCGCTACCGGGTGTTCCGCGGTCACTACGACTTCGCGACTTCGGTCGGGTTCCACATCGACAGCATCCGCACCCTGCCGCAGGGCACCAGCGACCACCGGCCGATCCTCGTGACGGCGGAGGCGGCGTAG
- a CDS encoding DUF4012 domain-containing protein → MGVRSASRRGDDDGRADGVDDVEQLFAADSGDESPPRRKRRHPVRAAILWTLLVLILLAIAAAIAGAVFVNQAMQVRDDLQAAKSKMSQLVPLVRAGDTAKIDQVSAEVLELTASADRTASNDLWTFASRVPWVGANVTAVSETTQATHILVRDAMPIMLDLMKVADIGNIKVEGGGINLEPFRAAQPQIPALRAVFDEAKSHVDRIDRDAIHPMIEENIGQIVDVIDDAAPALAFAEKHLPLVLSVLGADGPRTYALLFQNNAEIRATGGNPGAGTILLVDNGRVTMRDDPQARIFVNEGPTGRYRVGLDSPEKMALFEEDTWFYSQNYTRPPDFADAATMVNGLWAQTIGGRPDGIIALDPVVLSYMLSVAGPVTVPGEATPVTADNAVKLLLSDTYERFGNDGPAADAYFAKVSSAVFSTVMSGGWDPLAMLEQLKKAASEQRIYAWFADPAQQAMAVELGIDGHVASTNAEETQVGVYLNDSSYSKLEYYLSNAVTVTCSAENRTVTTALTMQNSVPTGDLSTYTLGHRNPSWGFPRTTMLLDVIGMALPGGQLVGVDPASGDRDGWDRSGVYNGRETRSLFIAVPKGESRTVSFTSTVPADAAAPLAVRYTPTVTQTPVTIDPSCDALFPRADAAQ, encoded by the coding sequence ATGGGTGTGCGGTCCGCATCTCGTAGGGGCGATGACGACGGACGCGCGGACGGGGTCGACGATGTCGAGCAGCTGTTCGCCGCCGACTCCGGCGACGAGAGCCCGCCGCGCCGTAAGCGCCGGCATCCGGTGCGCGCCGCGATCCTGTGGACCCTCCTCGTCCTGATCCTGCTCGCCATCGCCGCCGCGATCGCGGGTGCGGTCTTCGTCAACCAGGCGATGCAGGTGCGCGACGATCTGCAGGCGGCGAAGTCGAAGATGTCCCAGCTGGTGCCGCTCGTGCGCGCCGGCGACACCGCGAAGATCGACCAGGTCTCCGCGGAGGTGCTCGAGCTGACGGCATCCGCCGACCGCACCGCGAGCAACGATCTGTGGACGTTCGCCAGCCGGGTGCCCTGGGTGGGCGCGAACGTCACCGCCGTCAGCGAGACGACCCAGGCCACGCACATCCTGGTGCGCGACGCCATGCCGATCATGCTCGACCTGATGAAGGTCGCCGACATCGGCAACATCAAGGTCGAGGGCGGCGGCATCAACCTCGAGCCGTTCCGTGCCGCGCAACCGCAGATCCCGGCACTGCGCGCGGTGTTCGACGAGGCGAAGTCGCACGTCGACCGGATCGACCGGGACGCCATCCACCCGATGATCGAGGAGAACATCGGGCAGATCGTCGACGTGATCGACGATGCGGCGCCCGCTCTCGCCTTCGCGGAGAAGCACCTGCCCCTCGTCCTGTCCGTGCTCGGCGCGGACGGCCCCCGCACGTACGCCCTGCTGTTCCAGAACAACGCCGAGATCCGCGCCACCGGCGGCAACCCGGGCGCGGGCACCATCCTGCTCGTCGACAACGGCAGGGTGACGATGCGCGACGACCCGCAGGCGCGCATCTTCGTCAACGAGGGCCCGACCGGGCGCTACCGGGTGGGGCTGGACTCCCCGGAGAAGATGGCGCTGTTCGAGGAGGACACCTGGTTCTACTCGCAGAACTACACCCGGCCCCCGGACTTCGCGGATGCCGCGACGATGGTGAACGGTCTGTGGGCGCAGACCATCGGCGGCCGCCCCGACGGCATCATCGCACTCGACCCCGTCGTGCTGTCGTACATGCTCAGCGTCGCCGGTCCGGTGACCGTACCGGGGGAGGCGACGCCCGTGACCGCCGACAATGCGGTCAAGCTGCTGTTGAGTGACACCTACGAGCGCTTCGGGAACGACGGTCCGGCCGCGGACGCGTACTTCGCGAAGGTGTCGTCGGCGGTTTTCTCCACCGTGATGAGCGGCGGCTGGGATCCGCTGGCGATGCTCGAGCAGCTGAAGAAGGCGGCGTCCGAGCAGCGCATCTACGCGTGGTTCGCGGACCCCGCCCAGCAGGCGATGGCGGTCGAACTCGGCATCGACGGGCACGTCGCCTCGACGAACGCGGAGGAGACGCAGGTGGGCGTCTACCTCAACGACTCGTCGTACTCGAAGCTCGAGTACTACCTGTCCAACGCCGTCACCGTGACGTGTTCCGCCGAGAACCGGACCGTCACCACCGCCCTCACCATGCAGAACTCCGTGCCCACCGGCGACCTGAGCACCTACACCCTCGGCCACCGGAACCCGAGCTGGGGCTTCCCGCGCACGACGATGCTGCTCGATGTGATCGGCATGGCGCTGCCGGGCGGGCAGCTCGTCGGTGTCGATCCGGCCAGCGGCGACCGCGACGGGTGGGACCGCAGCGGCGTGTACAACGGCCGCGAGACCCGCAGCCTGTTCATCGCCGTGCCCAAGGGCGAGTCGCGCACGGTCTCGTTCACCTCGACCGTGCCGGCCGACGCCGCCGCTCCGCTCGCAGTGCGGTACACGCCCACCGTCACTCAGACTCCGGTGACGATCGATCCGTCGTGCGACGCGCTGTTCCCGCGGGCGGACGCCGCGCAGTGA
- the rplM gene encoding 50S ribosomal protein L13, giving the protein MTRTYTPKAGQVQRDWVVIDATDVVLGRLASHAAALLRGKHKPTFANHIDTGDFVIIVNADKVALTGQKLQKKLAYRHSGYPGGLKSVNYAELLEKNPVRAVEKAVRGMLPKNSLGRQQLSKLKVYAGAEHPHAAQQPTPYTLDQVAQ; this is encoded by the coding sequence GTGACGCGCACTTACACCCCGAAGGCCGGGCAGGTCCAGCGTGACTGGGTCGTCATCGACGCCACTGACGTCGTCCTCGGCCGTCTGGCTTCGCACGCCGCCGCACTCCTGCGCGGCAAGCACAAGCCGACCTTCGCCAACCACATCGACACCGGTGACTTCGTCATCATCGTGAACGCCGACAAGGTCGCGCTCACCGGTCAGAAGCTCCAGAAGAAGCTGGCCTACCGCCACTCCGGCTACCCGGGCGGCCTCAAGTCGGTGAACTACGCCGAGCTCCTCGAGAAGAACCCGGTCCGCGCCGTGGAGAAGGCCGTCCGCGGCATGCTCCCGAAGAACAGCCTGGGCCGCCAGCAGCTGTCGAAGCTGAAGGTGTACGCCGGTGCCGAGCACCCGCACGCCGCTCAGCAGCCCACGCCGTACACGCTCGACCAGGTCGCCCAGTAA
- the rpsI gene encoding 30S ribosomal protein S9 yields MADIQDTTEFPQNYSTATPEAEVVENAPRPVLSVPGAAVGRRKQAIARVRLIPGSGVITVNGRTLEDYFPNKLHQQLITDPFTALNLVGAYDVIARISGGGDSGQAGALRLGIARALNNIDAENNRPTLKKAGFLSRDARVRERKKAGLKKARKAPQYSKR; encoded by the coding sequence GTGGCCGACATCCAGGACACCACCGAATTCCCGCAGAACTACTCCACCGCGACCCCTGAGGCAGAGGTCGTGGAGAACGCTCCCCGCCCCGTGCTGAGCGTTCCCGGCGCCGCCGTGGGCCGTCGCAAGCAGGCCATCGCCCGCGTGCGTCTGATCCCCGGCTCGGGCGTCATCACGGTCAACGGCCGTACCCTCGAGGACTACTTCCCGAACAAGCTGCACCAGCAGCTGATCACCGACCCGTTCACCGCGCTGAACCTCGTCGGCGCGTACGACGTCATCGCCCGCATCTCGGGCGGCGGCGACTCGGGCCAGGCAGGCGCTCTGCGCCTCGGCATCGCCCGCGCGCTGAACAACATCGACGCCGAGAACAACCGCCCGACCCTGAAGAAGGCCGGCTTCCTCTCCCGTGACGCTCGCGTCAGGGAGCGCAAGAAGGCCGGTCTCAAGAAGGCCCGCAAGGCCCCGCAGTACTCGAAGCGCTGA
- the glmM gene encoding phosphoglucosamine mutase: MALFGTDGVRGLANGTLTAELALNLAQATAVVLGQGRIAEARRAAGKRLTAVVARDPRISGHFLSAAVEAGLASSGVDVLDAGTLPTPAAAFLISDIDADFGVMISASHNPAPDNGIKIFARGGVKLPDIVEQRIEQAMSGPKLQPTGGDVGRVQRFSDAEDRYVMHLLASLPHRLEGIHVVLDCANGAASGASPEVFRNAGAKVTVIGADPDGLNINDGVGSTHLDKLAAEVVRVGADVGIAHDGDADRCLAVDADGNVVDGDQIMAILAVAMKERGKLKHDTLVATVMSNLGLHVAMREHGITVRQTAVGDRYVLEDMNAGGYSLGGEQSGHVIMSDYATTGDGLLTGLHLVAEMARQKKTLAELASIMTVYPQLLVNVKDVDKTRVNDEFVMAAVRECEQELGETGRVLLRASGTESLVRVMVEAADAETAQLHVDRLATIVKERLAL; the protein is encoded by the coding sequence ATGGCACTGTTCGGTACGGACGGGGTGCGGGGGCTGGCGAACGGCACCCTCACCGCCGAGCTTGCGCTCAACCTGGCCCAGGCGACTGCTGTCGTCCTGGGCCAGGGCCGTATCGCCGAGGCGCGTCGCGCCGCCGGCAAGCGGCTCACCGCGGTCGTCGCTCGCGACCCGCGGATCTCCGGTCACTTCCTCAGCGCGGCCGTCGAGGCGGGTCTCGCATCGTCGGGAGTGGACGTGCTGGATGCCGGTACGCTGCCGACCCCCGCGGCGGCGTTCCTCATCTCGGACATCGACGCCGACTTCGGCGTGATGATCTCGGCGTCCCACAACCCCGCGCCCGACAACGGGATCAAGATCTTCGCCCGCGGCGGCGTGAAGCTGCCCGACATCGTCGAGCAGCGCATCGAGCAGGCGATGTCCGGCCCGAAGCTGCAGCCCACCGGCGGTGACGTCGGCCGCGTGCAGCGCTTCTCGGATGCCGAGGACCGCTACGTCATGCACCTGCTGGCCTCGCTGCCGCACCGGCTGGAGGGCATCCACGTGGTGCTCGACTGCGCCAACGGCGCGGCATCCGGAGCGTCCCCCGAGGTGTTCCGCAACGCGGGCGCGAAGGTGACCGTCATCGGCGCCGATCCGGACGGCCTGAACATCAACGACGGCGTCGGTTCGACCCACCTCGACAAGCTCGCGGCCGAGGTCGTGCGCGTAGGCGCTGACGTCGGCATCGCCCACGACGGCGACGCGGACCGCTGCCTCGCGGTGGATGCCGATGGCAACGTCGTCGACGGCGACCAGATCATGGCGATCCTCGCGGTCGCGATGAAGGAGCGCGGCAAGCTCAAGCACGACACCCTCGTGGCGACCGTGATGAGCAACCTGGGCCTGCACGTCGCGATGCGCGAGCACGGCATCACTGTGCGCCAGACCGCGGTCGGCGACCGGTACGTGCTCGAGGACATGAACGCCGGCGGATACTCGCTCGGCGGCGAGCAGTCCGGGCACGTGATCATGAGCGACTACGCGACCACCGGTGACGGGCTGCTGACCGGCCTGCACCTGGTCGCCGAGATGGCGCGGCAAAAGAAGACGCTCGCCGAGCTCGCGTCGATCATGACCGTGTACCCGCAGCTGCTGGTGAACGTGAAGGACGTCGACAAGACCCGCGTGAACGACGAGTTCGTCATGGCGGCCGTGCGGGAGTGCGAGCAGGAGCTCGGCGAGACCGGCCGGGTGCTGCTGCGCGCGTCGGGCACGGAGTCGCTCGTGCGCGTCATGGTCGAGGCAGCGGATGCCGAGACCGCACAGCTGCACGTCGACCGGCTGGCCACGATCGTCAAGGAACGCCTCGCCCTCTGA